One Vanrija pseudolonga chromosome 5, complete sequence genomic window, CCTCCAGAAAAAGGGATGCGAGTACAAGTTTTACACCGAGGTGGGTTGATCACAGCTGGCCTCTCCTACCCAGCAAACTTGCGATGGAAGTCGATCGGCCATCCTAACATCTGCACAGTTCCAGTCGCACGAGCCCGAGTTTGACTACCTCAAGTCACTCGAGATCGAGGAAAAGATCAACCGCATCCGATGGTGCAAAAGGCAAAATGCTGCTCACTTCCTGCTGAGCACTAACGGTGGGTCGTAAATGCGAGGTGGTGCTAACATGGGCAGACAAGACTATCAAGCTGTGGAAGGTGTTCGACAAGCAGATCAAGGTGGTTGCGGAGAACAACCATTCCGAGGGTTATGGCTCCAGCGGGCCTGTTCCGAACCAGCAGCTGCTTCGCCTCCCTCGCATGTCCACGCACGACACTATCACTGCCGCTGTTCCTCGCAAGGTTTACGCCAACGCACACGCCTATCATATCAACTCGATCTCTGTCAACTCGGACGGAGAGACCTACATTTCGGCCGATGACCTGCGCATCAACCTCTGGAACCTCGATATCAGTGACCAGAGTTTCAGTCAGTCCACCGCTTGTCGTACGAACTCGAGTTGACACGGTGCAGACATTGTTGACATCAAGCCTGTCAACATGGAGGAGCTAACCGAGGTCATTACTGCTGCCGAGTTCCACCCCATTCACTGCAACCTCTTCATGTACTCGAGCTCGAAGGGTAccatcaagctcgccgacatgaGAGAGTCGGCTCTCTGCGATCAACACGCGAAGCGTAAGCGTCTTGGTGTCGGCCTTACTGACAGCCAACAGTGttcgaggaagaggaggaccCTTCGCAGAAGTCGTTCTTTTCTGAGATCATCTCCTCCATCTCCGATGTCAAGTTCTCCCAGGATGGACGGTACATTCTGTCCAGGGATTACTTGACACTAAAGATCTGGGACATCGCCATGGAGAACAAGCCAGTGAAGACGATCAACATCCACGACCACCTGCGCCAGAAGCTGTGCGATCTCTACGAGAACGACTGCATCTTCGACAAGTTTGAGTGCACATTCAGCGGCGATGGCCAGTGAGTCCGCCCGTTGTTGTCCCTATCAGTGATGTCGAGCCTGACAATATACCCAGACATGTGATGACTGGCTCGTACCACAACTACTTCCGCATCTACGACGTCAATGGTGACAACGACGTTGTCCTTCAAGCGGACAAGTCTGCTTTCAAGGCTAAGAAGATTGGTGGCGCCCGTGGCAAGGTTCCTGGCAAGAAGGAGGGTTTGCAGACTGAGGGCATCGACTTTGCGAAGAAGATCGTACGTGGCTTGGCCTTCGAGCCCAGTGCCTTGCTAACGCAACCACAGCTTCATGGCAGTTGGCATCCTCGGGAAAACACGATTGCTGTACGTTACGACCCACTTGATTACAGGACCAATGCTGACACCTTCCTAGATTGCAGCTACAAACAATCTGTTGGTGGCCCCTTGCGGACGTGAGAGATTCAGGCTAACTGGTACAGATTCCTTTACTCGACCCTCTCATAAGCATCTCCCATTACCGTCACGATACCCCGGTCCACTATCTCCCGCATTTCTGCCATGTTCGGGATCGCCAATGTCCCGCTCACCCTTCGCACAACTCCACTACCCTTTCTCGGTCGCTCCGCCCTTATTATTTGGTCATTGCACCAAGCGACCATATTCCCCGTCTCCCCAATCCCCCACAACAACATCCAAACCCCCGTCGCTCCCCCCATCCCCGACACAAGCTCCTATGACTCCTGTTGGCTCCCTCACTCTGCAGCATGTCGATGAGGGCCAGAGGCATGATTGTGTTGGACCTGCAACAACAAGAAAACccatccgccgccgccgttggcgcaACGTCATCATCCCCCTAGCAGCTTGGTCTCTTTTATTACATTAGATTTCACCATTACGTCCCCGAGGATTTCGCGACGTCCTACTGGGGCGTCGTCTAGGTATTGAGGGTCGCGCGGACGATGATCCACCCTCTAACGGTGTAGAGAGAACAGAACAGACAGAAGAAGCCGTGATGAAACAAGTGTAGTagaagtggtggtggtggtggtggtggtggtggtggtggtgcactATGGTTGGAATTTGCTTCCGTCGGCCATGTCTGGctggcgtgggcggggcCAGTGAATGTAAACAAAGGCTGATGGAGTCACGTGACGCAAGATGGACCTAGTCGCGCCTGCTCTTTCGACACGAATGCACAGTGAccggccaccacccacccaggccaggccaggccaCTGTCACATCCCCTGTTTTGAACATTCAACCCCAACAACATTGACACCAACATCCCGCAGCAtcccaccacggccaccaccacacacactcgacaacaacgacaacaacacccTACTCTAACCGACTCGACTTACTCGACCTTGTACCACAATTTCGACGGCAAACCTGGCCCTGTGGACGTAAACACACCGGGGAGTGCACACCGATCCTCACCTCTTCGTCGCCCATTCACCTTCACCGGGTATGGTCAAACGTCGACTGCTCCTCGCAAGACTCGCATAACGTCAAGatcgcagcagccgcagccttCCCACCAATGATGACACAAGCATCTCCATCGACCCCTATAGCCGTAAACGGCATGGGTGGTCAAGCCCTTGGAAAACCCATCTGGGACAATGAAGGCGACGAAGACGAGTCGTTCGAGGTCCAAGTCCCAGACTTCCACTTTGACTGGGGAGTGGAAGACCCCTCGTCTGCATCCAAGAACAACTCCGAGTCCTCGggtggcgcgcgcagcacacACGTAACCCAACACTCGCTGTCATCGCTGGCCCAGGCGTCCCCCTCCAACGtctcctcatcgtcctcaaATCGCTTCCTCACCCGTGTTGCTGATCACTCGATCTCGTCCGCATCATCGGCTCTCCCCACTCCTCCTCATACGGGCACAAGTGTCTTGGGAGGTCTGGGACGAAGGACCGATCAAATCTCAACCCTGGCCAGCGTAGACGACATTGACATGGACCGCCCAGACCGCCCACTCCGCACACTTCCGGGTCGCAGCTTCCAAAGGGTGGTGTCCGCCCCAGTAAGCAGTGCCAAAGCGATCGATGAAGGGGTGCAAGTGGTGAGCCTCTCGCGCTGTGGAATGTAACTCACCAAACAGCCACGCATCGCGGACGATGGTTCGAAGGCCACTCTGCGTTCGAATATGGTCACGCCTGGTTTATCTCAGCGAACATTGGCCACTACTGCCAATTCGACAGCTCGACGCATTGCAGGGCTGTCGCGATTCGGTGGCCCAGCCCGAAGAGGCGTTGCTGCTCCTCAACCCGAGTTtcaggaggagcaggagacTGCGGGCGCGGAGTTGGCAGGTGAGCTCACGCATGTTGATGCAATCTTCTGATTCTAACGTGTAGCAGCATCGCCTGAACGCCAAGACGACGGAACATTGCAGTCGGCAGCAGAAACACCCAACTCCACTGTCGCATCGTCCACCATACGTGGGTACGGTGCTGCTACaccgcctgctcgcccagAGGCACAAGGTATGATCTTTAGGGACGGGCGGCCGGATTCTCTTCAATTGGGCCAGTCTCCTCAGCTCCGACCACGATCACCGGTGGCGATAAAGTCACCAGTACCTCTGCAGGTCTCAGGGAGGGAGAATCAGCCACAGGCCTCGACTCACCAGGACCTGATCCCCAAGAGCTCGGGCACGCCGAAGAGGCGCGACTTCGGGGTTCCGAGTCATCAACGCGTTGATCACCCCCGACCAGATAAACACATCGTTGAGGCGGAGCTTAGGCATCCGCTACGCGCTACACGACCGGCTCCGGTTCAGCCACAGCCCACCACAGGGGCCAGAGTCTCGTCTTGGTCCGGGCAACCTTCCCCTCGGGCGGAGGTTCAGCCACTTCCGGCCCCGCAGCCTCTACCGCAGGCCGTGCGACGATCGTTCGTAGTAAGTGGAAACCTAAGCAGCCCCCGGGTGTCTCTGACTTGGTATCCAGGTCAATCATGCTCCGTACGAGcgtcttggcctccttggaAAGGGTGGCTCATCCAAAGTGTACTCAGTGCTCTGCCCAACGAAGCGCGCTGTTTTCGCTTTGAAGCGAGTGTCTCTGGAACACGCCGATCCTGAAACGTACCAAAGCTATACCAACGAGATCGAGCTTCTGCGCCGCCTACGTGGACATGACCGTATCATTCAACTTATCGACCATCAAATTACCTTCAGCGAGGGAAATCGGCCCAGGACTCTTCTGATGGTACGGACCTTAGTCTGGAGACGACTGCTAACTGTCCAGGTTATGGAATGTGGCGAGATTGATTTTGCGGCCCTTCTGGATGATCAGCGAGGCAAGCCGTTGAATCTGAACTTCGTCGGCCTCTATTGGCAGCAAGTGAGCAGAGATTGCCCTGGACATATGCTGAAGCCCTACACAGATGCTGGAGGCAGTTCACGCAGTCCATGCTGAAAACGTTGTTCACACGGACCTCAAGCCTGCCAACTTTGTTCTCGTGAAGGGCCGTCTGAAGATCATCGACTTCGGAATCGCGAAGGCTATCGCAAACGACACCGTCAACATTCAGCGGGAGCAGCAGGTGAGCATCCAGCCAATGCAATCAATACTAATGCTGCAGATTGGCACAGTCAACTACATGTCACCTGAGGCCATCCAACGCATGAACAACCAGAAGGTGCTCAAGGTATGTACCGAATCAAAGCCTGCTCATGCTAACCCGGCTAGCTGTCATATCCCAGCGACGTCTGGTCGCTTGGTTGCATCCTGTATCAGATGATCTACGGCAGCCCGCCCTTCCATCACATTACAGCTGGGCCCCTTGCCAAGATGAACGCTATTGCGGACCCCTCATATCGCATAACGTATCCCCCAACGGCCATCGCAAAGACGTCGAGTTTACCGGGACAACCGTCGCCCACGTCCGTACCGGTCGTTGTACCCACGACAGCAATCTCTACCATGCGCAGCTGTCTGGCATACAACAAGGACAACCGTTTAACGATCCCGAAGCTACTCCAGCATGACTTCTTAACACGAAATGGTGAGGTATGCAGCAAGGGCGTGAACTGATGGCAGAACCCACCGTCCCAAGCCTCCCACCAAACTCGACTTCAATAACAGAAAGTCAAATGGCCATGCTTGTCAACTTTGTTCTCCGCGAGAATGGTCTGCCCACGTTAGCCGGTAATGACCGGAC contains:
- the pab1_0 gene encoding Protein phosphatase PP2A regulatory subunit B; this translates as MDTEAPSNQWRFAQCFGDKGEVEDITEADIISTVEFDHTGDYLATGDKGGRVVLFERNEQKKGCEYKFYTEFQSHEPEFDYLKSLEIEEKINRIRWCKRQNAAHFLLSTNDKTIKLWKVFDKQIKVVAENNHSEGYGSSGPVPNQQLLRLPRMSTHDTITAAVPRKVYANAHAYHINSISVNSDGETYISADDLRINLWNLDISDQSFNIVDIKPVNMEELTEVITAAEFHPIHCNLFMYSSSKGTIKLADMRESALCDQHAKLFEEEEDPSQKSFFSEIISSISDVKFSQDGRYILSRDYLTLKIWDIAMENKPVKTINIHDHLRQKLCDLYENDCIFDKFECTFSGDGQHVMTGSYHNYFRIYDVNGDNDVVLQADKSAFKAKKIGGARGKVPGKKEGLQTEGIDFAKKILHGSWHPRENTIAIAATNNLFLYSTLS
- the mph1_1 gene encoding Serine/threonine-protein kinase mph1: MTQASPSTPIAVNGMGGQALGKPIWDNEGDEDESFEVQVPDFHFDWGVEDPSSASKNNSESSGGARSTHVTQHSLSSLAQASPSNVSSSSSNRFLTRVADHSISSASSALPTPPHTGTSVLGGLGRRTDQISTLASVDDIDMDRPDRPLRTLPGRSFQRVVSAPVSSAKAIDEGVQVPRIADDGSKATLRSNMVTPGLSQRTLATTANSTARRIAGLSRFGGPARRGVAAPQPEFQEEQETAGAELAASPERQDDGTLQSAAETPNSTVASSTIRGYGAATPPARPEAQGMIFRDGRPDSLQLGQSPQLRPRSPVAIKSPVPLQVSGRENQPQASTHQDLIPKSSGTPKRRDFGVPSHQRVDHPRPDKHIVEAELRHPLRATRPAPVQPQPTTGARVSSWSGQPSPRAEVQPLPAPQPLPQAVRRSFVVNHAPYERLGLLGKGGSSKVYSVLCPTKRAVFALKRVSLEHADPETYQSYTNEIELLRRLRGHDRIIQLIDHQITFSEGNRPRTLLMVMECGEIDFAALLDDQRGKPLNLNFVGLYWQQMLEAVHAVHAENVVHTDLKPANFVLVKGRLKIIDFGIAKAIANDTVNIQREQQVSIQPMQSILMLQIGTVNYMSPEAIQRMNNQKVLKLSYPSDVWSLGCILYQMIYGSPPFHHITAGPLAKMNAIADPSYRITYPPTAIAKTSSLPGQPSPTSVPVVVPTTAISTMRSCLAYNKDNRLTIPKLLQHDFLTRNEPTVPSLPPNSTSITESQMAMLVNFVLRENGLPTLAGNDRTAEDLFSQLQSQNALSQS
- the mph1_1 gene encoding Serine/threonine-protein kinase mph1, whose protein sequence is MTQASPSTPIAVNGMGGQALGKPIWDNEGDEDESFEVQVPDFHFDWGVEDPSSASKNNSESSGGARSTHVTQHSLSSLAQASPSNVSSSSSNRFLTRVADHSISSASSALPTPPHTGTSVLGGLGRRTDQISTLASVDDIDMDRPDRPLRTLPGRSFQRVVSAPVSSAKAIDEGVQVPRIADDGSKATLRSNMVTPGLSQRTLATTANSTARRIAGLSRFGGPARRGVAAPQPEFQEEQETAGAELAASPERQDDGTLQSAAETPNSTVASSTIRGYGAATPPARPEAQGMIFRDGRPDSLQLGQSPQLRPRSPVAIKSPVPLQVSGRENQPQASTHQDLIPKSSGTPKRRDFGVPSHQRVDHPRPDKHIVEAELRHPLRATRPAPVQPQPTTGARVSSWSGQPSPRAEVQPLPAPQPLPQAVRRSFVVNHAPYERLGLLGKGGSSKVYSVLCPTKRAVFALKRVSLEHADPETYQSYTNEIELLRRLRGHDRIIQLIDHQITFSEGNRPRTLLMVMECGEIDFAALLDDQRGKPLNLNFVGLYWQQMLEAVHAVHAENVVHTDLKPANFVLVKGRLKIIDFGIAKAIANDTVNIQREQQIGTVNYMSPEAIQRMNNQKVLKLSYPSDVWSLGCILYQMIYGSPPFHHITAGPLAKMNAIADPSYRITYPPTAIAKTSSLPGQPSPTSVPVVVPTTAISTMRSCLAYNKDNRLTIPKLLQHDFLTRNEPTVPSLPPNSTSITESQMAMLVNFVLRENGLPTLAGNDRTAEDLFSQLQSQNALSQS